A region from the Lolium perenne isolate Kyuss_39 chromosome 4, Kyuss_2.0, whole genome shotgun sequence genome encodes:
- the LOC127291922 gene encoding BTB/POZ and MATH domain-containing protein 2-like: MSTASPSSPAGNISGEDGSPLTTSAIVAQAVSGSHVVNVDGYSRTKGPGNGKYIESETFAIGGHRWRMRYYPDGEDSTDADGISIFLCCSDRTGANEVKAEFEISLLDQERQPVPSYSRPSSEIHTFSSKGPSWGFAQFIKRKDLEESRYLMDDSFSIRCDVTVSKEIFTEQVPPSVVVPPSDMHQHLGNLLLTGEAADVTFEVGAETFAAHRCVLAARSSVFKAELLGPMKEKAATLVQIDDMEPRVFRALLHFIYTDSLPAVDDGDGAAAMAQHLLVAADRYNLERLKLICEGRLCDHVCRGNVATTMALAEQHGCAALKKACFRFLTSPGNLKAVVASDGFEHLKSSCPSVLEELVAKLAP; the protein is encoded by the coding sequence ATGTCCACCGCTTCTCCCTCGTCTCCGGCGGGCAACATCAGCGGCGAAGACGGGTCGCCGCTGACGACGTCGGCCATCGTCGCACAGGCCGTTTCAGGGTCGCATGTCGTCAATGTAGACGGCTACTCCCGCACCAAGGGGCCTGGCAACGGCAAGTACATCGAGTCCGAGACTTTCGCCATCGGAGGCCATCGTTGGCGTATGCGCTATTACCCAGACGGCGAGGACTCTACTGACGCCGATGGGATATCCATCTTTCTGTGCTGCTCTGATAGAACTGGTGCTAATGAAGTCAAAGCAGAGTTCGAGATAAGTCTGCTTGACCAAGAAAGGCAGCCAGTGCCATCATACAGCAGACCCAGCAGCGAGATACACACCTTCTCCAGCAAAGGGCCATCTTGGGGCTTCGCTCAGTTCATCAAAAGGAAGGACTTGGAAGAATCCCGTTACCTGATGGATGATTCTTTCAGCATCAGGTGCGACGTCACCGTGTCAAAGGAGATCTTCACGGAGCAGGTACCGCCGTCTGTGGTGGTGCCACCGTCCGACATGCACCAACATCTTGGAAACCTACTCTTAACCGGCGAGGCAGCCGACGTCACTTTCGAGGTCGGCGCCGAGACATTCGCCGCACACAGGTGCGTCCTCGCAGCTCGGTCATCGGTCTTCAAGGCGGAGCTCCTTGGCCCCATGAAGGAGAAGGCCGCGACTCTGGTGCAAATCGACGACATGGAACCCAGGGTGTTCAGGGCTTTGCTGCACTTCATCTACACCGACTCGCTGCCCGCGGTGGACGACGGTGacggggcggcggccatggctcaGCACTTGCTTGTCGCGGCGGACAGGTATAACTTGGAGCGGCTGAAGCTGATCTGCGAGGGGAGGCTGTGCGACCACGTCTGCAGAGGCAACGTGGCGACGACAATGGCGCTGGCCGAGCAGCATGGCTGCGCTGCTCTGAAGAAGGCATGCTTCAGGTTCCTCACGTCTCCGGGTAACCTCAAGGCAGTCGTGGCGTCCGATGGGTTTGAGCACTTGAAGAGTAGTTGCCCCTCTGTTCTGGAGGAGCTGGTCGCCAAGCTCGCTCCTTGA